In the Parasteatoda tepidariorum isolate YZ-2023 chromosome 3, CAS_Ptep_4.0, whole genome shotgun sequence genome, one interval contains:
- the LOC122268847 gene encoding zinc transporter ZIP10-like, with protein MKELAFCLDLKLVVLFMMAFEAIHACCHYYPVYYPVHVGGGKKHIHIHMKNNHHHHHHHGHEHGHHHHHGHHHGHHHQHGHHHGHHHHHGHHHGHHHNHGHHHHHGHHHGHHHGHHHGHHHHHGHHHGHHHHHGHHHGHHHGHHHGHHHGHHHHHGHHHGHHHGHHHGHHHGHHHGHHHGHHHGHHHGHHHGHHHGHHHDNHHGHHHGHHHGHHHGHHHGHHHGHHHGHHHGHHHGHHK; from the exons atgaaagaattagCCTTTTGCTTGGACTTAAAGCTAGTGGTTTTGTTTATGATGGCTTTTGAAGCTATACATGCATGCTGTCATTACTATCCTGTATATTATCCAGTGCATGTTGGAGG tgggaaaaaacatatacatatacatatgaaaaataatcatcacCACCATCATCATCACGGTCACGAACACGgacatcatcatcatcatggACACCACCACGGACATCACCACCAACATGGACATCATCACGGGCATCATCACCATCACGGTCACCACCACGGACATCATCATAATCACGGGCATCATCACCATCATGGACATCACCATGGACATCATCATGGGCATCATCATGGTCATCACCATCATCACGGGCATCATCATGGTCATCATCACCATCACGGACACCACCATGGGCATCATCATGGACATCACCACGGTCACCACCATGGTCATCATCATCACCATGGTCATCACCACGGTCACCACCACGGTCACCACCATGGGCATCACCACGGACACCATCATGGACACCATCACGGTCATCACCATGGGCACCATCACGGGCATCATCATGGTCATCATCATGGCCATCATCATGATAATCATCATGGTCATCATCATGGACACCATCATGGCCATCATCATGGACATCATCATGGCCATCATCACGGGCATCATCATGGCCATCATCATGGTCATCACCATGGTCAtcataaatag